From a single Loigolactobacillus coryniformis subsp. coryniformis KCTC 3167 = DSM 20001 genomic region:
- a CDS encoding aminopeptidase, producing the protein MSHFKQQLQQYAELIVAVGGNVQPGQTVMLQIEVEQSELAHLITTAAYQRGAAEVIVNWQDTATQQAFIAHAATERLTTVDQVATAQVNDWLDKAATRIVVMSADPSSLSGLPAERIAAYQQTQAQIKQPLMQALQANRFSWTVVAAAGVDWAHHVFPDLPPNVAVTKLWQLIFKITRIDQPDPIAAWQQHAAELKAYATKLNQLPLDRLHYYSAKTDLTIGLPKNYNWSGATSENSHGQTFMPNMPTEEIFTAPDRYRVDGTVTATKPLSYAGTIIDGMVFTFTNGRITAAHADHGQSALDHLLATDAGAQHLGELALVPEATPIARSGLIFYNTLFDENAANHLAFGSAYPFSIKDGTSMIDAQLKAAALNTSQLHVDFMVGAPDMAIDAYTKDDRLIPIFRNGNWVPGLLDQY; encoded by the coding sequence ATGTCTCATTTTAAACAACAATTACAGCAGTACGCCGAACTGATCGTCGCAGTCGGCGGTAATGTCCAGCCTGGCCAAACGGTGATGTTACAAATCGAAGTTGAACAAAGTGAACTTGCCCATTTGATTACCACTGCGGCTTATCAACGTGGCGCCGCTGAGGTGATCGTAAACTGGCAAGATACTGCGACACAACAAGCTTTTATCGCTCATGCAGCCACTGAACGGTTGACAACTGTCGATCAGGTTGCCACCGCACAAGTTAATGATTGGTTAGACAAAGCAGCAACACGAATCGTCGTTATGTCAGCCGATCCCAGTAGTTTAAGTGGCTTACCAGCCGAACGAATTGCTGCTTACCAGCAAACTCAAGCACAGATCAAGCAGCCGCTAATGCAAGCTTTACAAGCCAATCGCTTTAGTTGGACGGTAGTTGCTGCCGCAGGGGTGGATTGGGCACACCACGTTTTTCCTGATTTGCCGCCCAATGTCGCGGTGACAAAATTATGGCAATTGATCTTCAAGATCACACGGATCGATCAACCTGATCCTATCGCTGCTTGGCAACAACACGCTGCTGAACTGAAAGCCTACGCAACAAAACTAAATCAATTACCCCTTGATCGATTACATTACTATTCTGCCAAAACCGACCTCACAATTGGTCTTCCCAAAAATTATAATTGGAGCGGTGCAACCTCTGAAAATAGTCACGGGCAAACATTTATGCCGAATATGCCAACTGAAGAGATTTTCACCGCACCAGATCGTTATCGCGTTGACGGTACCGTTACGGCGACCAAGCCTTTAAGTTATGCTGGCACGATCATCGATGGTATGGTCTTCACATTCACTAACGGTAGGATCACTGCAGCTCATGCCGATCATGGACAATCTGCCTTAGATCATTTATTAGCCACCGATGCCGGAGCACAGCATTTAGGTGAACTGGCATTGGTACCAGAAGCAACACCAATCGCACGTTCAGGGCTAATTTTCTATAATACTCTTTTTGACGAAAACGCCGCTAATCACTTAGCCTTTGGTAGCGCCTATCCCTTCTCAATCAAAGACGGTACTAGTATGATCGATGCTCAATTGAAAGCAGCCGCGCTCAATACAAGTCAATTACACGTCGATTTCATGGTTGGCGCACCTGACATGGCCATTGATGCCTACACCAAAGATGACCGACTAATCCCCATTTTCCGCAATGGTAATTGGGTACCGGGATTGTTAGATCAATATTAA